The following are encoded together in the Bradyrhizobium algeriense genome:
- a CDS encoding glycosyltransferase, whose protein sequence is MRILCVTNMYPSPHRPGSGAFVCQQVEQLRRFGHTVDVINILGFQSKMNYLRCTLDVMRMTSAEAYDIVHAHYGYSAYPAMFRSQAPLVITLHGTDVLGKNIFERLCTRAVSHFADAVIVVSEGMRRRIPGVVIPCGVDLDVFKPYDRDKARARLGWPKDRYIVLFPFDPARPEKRYDLARASVERLVQEDVDAELMTVVNVPNGEMPWCYSAADALLLCSDYEGSPTSIKEALACNRPVVATEVGDVGELLSGIAGTRICPQDAGTIARNLREVFDWSRSSEFRGRAAMARYDQALTVEKIVGVYADVLSNFRARTVGKRLLRSG, encoded by the coding sequence GTGAGGATCCTCTGTGTCACCAACATGTATCCGAGTCCGCACAGACCGGGCTCCGGAGCCTTCGTGTGCCAGCAGGTAGAGCAGCTGCGCCGGTTCGGCCACACGGTCGACGTTATCAATATTCTCGGATTCCAGTCCAAGATGAACTATCTGAGGTGCACTCTTGACGTCATGCGAATGACGAGCGCGGAGGCATACGACATCGTCCATGCGCACTACGGTTATTCGGCATATCCTGCAATGTTTCGGTCGCAGGCGCCACTCGTCATCACGCTGCACGGGACTGACGTACTTGGCAAAAATATCTTTGAGAGGCTGTGCACACGGGCTGTGTCGCATTTCGCCGATGCCGTCATAGTCGTTTCGGAGGGGATGCGGAGACGGATTCCGGGAGTCGTAATTCCCTGCGGGGTCGACCTCGACGTATTCAAGCCGTACGATCGCGACAAAGCACGAGCGCGGCTGGGGTGGCCGAAAGACAGGTATATCGTTCTGTTTCCATTTGATCCGGCGCGCCCTGAGAAGAGATACGATCTGGCAAGAGCGTCAGTCGAGCGACTCGTACAGGAGGACGTCGACGCAGAGTTGATGACGGTCGTCAATGTGCCGAACGGCGAAATGCCGTGGTGCTACAGCGCGGCCGACGCCCTGCTTCTCTGCTCGGATTATGAGGGGTCGCCGACCTCTATCAAGGAAGCTCTCGCGTGCAATCGCCCGGTAGTGGCGACGGAGGTAGGCGACGTTGGCGAGCTGTTAAGCGGCATCGCGGGGACGCGGATCTGTCCGCAGGACGCCGGCACGATTGCCCGCAACCTTCGAGAGGTTTTTGACTGGTCGCGGAGCAGCGAGTTCCGGGGGCGAGCGGCAATGGCGAGGTACGACCAGGCGCTCACCGTCGAAAAGATCGTCGGGGTATATGCCGACGTTCTCTCGAACTTCAGGGCAAGGACGGTGGGCAAGCGTTTGCTGCGGAGCGGATGA
- a CDS encoding heparin lyase I family protein produces the protein MDTTGTITNFKTTPGTYFLIGGDSYEVETEGRSYSITNPDPQTLRFELRQGENWAAGADGSYVDRSEIQNASTGVKTSWGAYMPAGTPIGIDYQLMVEANGPNGSFVNTQNSSNGWFIVGQMHNDDVTGGVGTSPPFAVQMDGDHLQIVARYVLPGGNPSNSSSDLHMMTLWTDPNPIVPGRYYDINIQSNVSNSGGGYLDVSIDGKQVVDYSGPLGYGDGTYWEYGIYRSTAPETTAVDFRNMTLVTGSQAIGWQGAGGTTPTQPTTPTTPITPPNVAPSVTQVSASPGTGIADNGDTITMTLGFSEAVTVTGTPTLSLNDGATATYVGGSGTSALTFKTTVAPTDKDTSALAITGVNLASGASIKDTSGLAANLSGAVKTFTGLQIDATPTTPTSPTTPTTPTAPTTPVNLAPTVTQASASPGTGIADNGDTITMTLGFSEAVTVTGTPTLSLNDGGKATYVSGSGTSSLIFKNTVASTDQDTSALAITGVNLPTGASIKDSGGLAANLSGAVKTFSGLQIDATPATPTSPTTPTSPTAPTTPTTPTTPTAPSAIAPVLTVADDSLKVYGRGGTVDLGVGVTTTDPNDNVTVNIRGLPKYESITSALDGQTFRGRDITLTAAQVESGLTLTSNYRGGGHPVAELSLTASAKDPVTGAVATAAPQTIIVTDPRPAATTTTTTTSPQTTSVTSPPASTSTSAGFLANQGFERLQQHVESFTSTLATGRPQAFVTDPQLATGTTTASLASQSFALLNQYLAGNTGRVDSGQIVSAVSQAAGWAQDAILTRPH, from the coding sequence TTGGATACGACCGGCACGATCACGAATTTCAAGACCACGCCTGGAACCTACTTTCTTATCGGTGGCGACTCCTACGAAGTTGAGACGGAGGGTAGGAGCTACAGTATAACCAACCCCGACCCGCAGACCCTGCGGTTCGAGCTCCGCCAGGGCGAAAATTGGGCAGCGGGTGCTGATGGCTCATACGTTGATCGCTCTGAAATTCAAAATGCCTCGACGGGCGTCAAGACCAGCTGGGGTGCATATATGCCGGCCGGTACTCCGATTGGCATCGACTATCAGTTGATGGTGGAGGCCAATGGGCCCAATGGGTCATTTGTTAACACTCAGAACAGCTCGAATGGCTGGTTTATCGTCGGTCAAATGCACAATGACGACGTTACGGGCGGCGTGGGGACCTCACCGCCGTTCGCGGTCCAGATGGACGGCGACCATCTGCAAATTGTCGCCCGCTATGTTCTGCCCGGTGGGAATCCCAGTAATTCGTCTTCCGATCTCCACATGATGACTCTGTGGACCGATCCGAATCCGATTGTGCCGGGCCGATATTACGACATCAATATCCAGTCCAATGTCTCGAACAGCGGCGGCGGGTATTTGGACGTCTCGATCGACGGCAAACAGGTGGTGGATTATTCCGGCCCGCTCGGCTATGGGGACGGCACCTACTGGGAATATGGCATCTATCGGTCGACGGCGCCCGAGACGACTGCCGTCGATTTTCGCAACATGACGCTGGTCACTGGATCGCAGGCGATCGGCTGGCAGGGTGCTGGCGGCACGACGCCGACGCAGCCAACCACGCCGACGACACCGATTACGCCGCCAAACGTCGCGCCGTCGGTGACGCAGGTCTCCGCTTCACCGGGGACGGGAATCGCAGATAACGGCGACACCATCACAATGACGCTCGGCTTCAGCGAGGCCGTGACCGTCACCGGCACGCCGACGCTGTCGCTCAACGATGGCGCGACCGCCACCTATGTGGGCGGGTCCGGGACGAGTGCGCTCACCTTCAAAACGACCGTCGCACCGACTGACAAGGACACGTCGGCGCTTGCGATCACCGGGGTCAATCTTGCGAGCGGCGCCAGCATCAAGGATACTTCCGGTCTTGCGGCGAACCTCTCGGGTGCGGTGAAGACGTTCACCGGTCTGCAGATCGATGCGACCCCGACGACGCCAACGTCCCCAACCACGCCAACCACCCCAACTGCGCCAACCACGCCGGTAAACCTGGCGCCGACGGTGACGCAGGCGTCCGCTTCACCGGGGACGGGAATCGCAGATAACGGCGACACCATCACAATGACGCTCGGCTTCAGCGAGGCCGTGACCGTCACCGGCACGCCGACGCTGTCGCTTAACGATGGCGGAAAGGCCACCTATGTCAGTGGCTCAGGCACGAGCTCGCTCATCTTCAAGAACACTGTTGCGTCGACTGACCAGGACACCTCGGCGCTCGCCATCACGGGAGTCAATCTTCCGACCGGCGCGAGCATCAAGGATTCAGGCGGGCTCGCGGCGAACCTTTCGGGCGCGGTGAAGACGTTCTCCGGTCTTCAGATCGATGCGACCCCGGCGACGCCGACGTCCCCAACCACTCCGACGTCCCCAACGGCGCCGACGACTCCAACGACGCCAACCACCCCAACGGCCCCGTCAGCGATCGCGCCGGTCCTCACCGTCGCGGACGATTCGCTCAAGGTGTACGGCAGAGGTGGTACGGTCGACCTGGGAGTCGGCGTGACAACGACCGACCCCAACGATAACGTGACCGTCAACATCAGGGGGTTGCCGAAGTACGAGTCGATCACCTCCGCACTCGATGGTCAGACGTTCAGGGGAAGGGACATCACCCTGACGGCCGCGCAGGTCGAGAGCGGACTGACTCTGACATCGAACTACAGGGGCGGAGGTCATCCCGTCGCAGAGCTCTCGCTGACGGCAAGCGCGAAGGACCCGGTCACCGGCGCTGTGGCGACGGCCGCGCCGCAGACCATCATCGTGACGGATCCGCGGCCTGCGGCCACGACGACAACGACCACGACGTCGCCGCAGACCACCAGCGTGACCAGTCCTCCGGCTTCGACCTCGACGAGCGCAGGGTTCCTGGCGAACCAGGGCTTTGAGCGGCTGCAGCAACATGTGGAGTCGTTCACCAGCACGCTGGCAACCGGTAGGCCGCAGGCGTTCGTGACGGATCCTCAGCTCGCGACGGGTACGACCACGGCGTCCCTGGCAAGCCAGAGCTTTGCGCTGCTGAACCAATATCTGGCCGGTAACACCGGCCGGGTCGACTCCGGGCAGATCGTGTCAGCCGTGTCGCAAGCGGCCGGTTGGGCGCAGGACGCTATCCTGACCAGACCGCACTGA
- a CDS encoding FkbM family methyltransferase, with protein MLKEAIIGTRVGGFALSLRERVELFRAAVRQDESLGRISNDSTARRLIERICGDGKAFVDVGAHIGSVVAGVRRHSSPRKIIAIEAIPEKAAALRRRFPEIEVHSIAAGEREELAAFFIDLNRSGYSSLDRTLGSRSTVREIQVPVQRLDTVVTATDVDAMKIDVEGAELGVLRGAEKLIASSRPTIMFESGSGGMYPKADLFDWLAQRGYCVVLPNRVAHNDPGLDLSGFQEAHLLPQRSTNYFAIAVERRDEIRDRACEVL; from the coding sequence ATGTTGAAGGAAGCGATCATAGGGACGCGAGTCGGCGGCTTCGCACTGTCTCTGCGCGAGCGGGTCGAGTTGTTCAGAGCAGCCGTGCGACAGGATGAATCGCTTGGGCGCATTTCCAACGACAGCACGGCCAGGCGCCTGATCGAGCGCATCTGTGGCGACGGGAAGGCATTCGTCGACGTGGGCGCACATATCGGCTCCGTGGTGGCCGGCGTCCGGCGACACAGCAGCCCGCGCAAAATCATCGCGATCGAGGCCATCCCCGAAAAAGCGGCAGCGCTCCGGCGGCGCTTCCCCGAGATCGAGGTCCACTCTATCGCGGCGGGCGAGCGCGAGGAACTGGCGGCGTTCTTCATCGACCTCAACCGCTCCGGCTATTCGTCGCTCGACAGGACGCTGGGTAGCCGGTCGACCGTTCGCGAGATCCAGGTCCCGGTGCAGCGCCTGGACACGGTGGTCACGGCCACGGATGTCGATGCGATGAAGATCGACGTGGAAGGCGCGGAGCTAGGCGTCCTGCGCGGCGCGGAGAAGCTGATTGCGAGCAGCCGGCCGACGATCATGTTCGAGAGCGGATCGGGTGGGATGTATCCTAAGGCCGACCTGTTCGATTGGCTGGCGCAGCGCGGTTACTGCGTCGTACTGCCGAACCGCGTCGCCCACAACGACCCCGGCCTCGATTTATCGGGGTTCCAGGAAGCACACCTCCTTCCTCAGCGCAGCACGAACTATTTCGCGATCGCCGTCGAGCGCCGCGACGAGATCCGTGATCGGGCGTGTGAGGTGCTGTGA
- a CDS encoding Gfo/Idh/MocA family oxidoreductase has product MANNAEIRTANGGPSLAVIGCGYWGAKHIRVSCDIRNARLSMAADLHPDRLEYVRSQYPSVDVSRDIGAVLNNPSIDGVIVATPVETHFELARAVLQAGKHALVEKPLAMTSAQCRELNAIAEDRKRVLMVGHTFEYHPAVGVMRQMIQSGSLGELYYIDSRRLNLGLYRQDANVLWDLAPHDLSIIFCLLEEVPQTIGAWGSAHVLPDVEDVVYAKMGFKSGATAHVHVSWLDPVKVRQITVVGSDAMLVFDDVQPSEKVRVYQKRFRPQINGDSYADFQSAYHHGDVHIPAISSSEPLKLELLDFVNAIMTGERPRADGLHGLRVVEALEAASACLRLKHKHRSNGKDQRMFRRRNMPAGGPEIAVA; this is encoded by the coding sequence ATGGCGAATAACGCGGAAATTCGGACCGCGAACGGCGGCCCGTCGCTCGCCGTCATCGGTTGCGGCTACTGGGGTGCGAAACACATCCGTGTCAGCTGCGATATACGCAACGCAAGGCTTTCGATGGCCGCTGATCTGCACCCTGACAGATTGGAATATGTCCGTTCACAATATCCTTCTGTCGATGTTTCGCGTGATATCGGCGCGGTGCTGAATAACCCTTCTATCGACGGGGTCATTGTCGCCACCCCTGTGGAGACGCACTTTGAATTGGCGCGGGCGGTGCTCCAGGCCGGAAAGCACGCGCTCGTTGAGAAGCCGTTGGCTATGACGAGCGCGCAATGCCGCGAGTTGAATGCGATCGCCGAAGATCGCAAGCGTGTTCTGATGGTCGGGCACACGTTCGAGTATCACCCGGCGGTGGGCGTCATGCGCCAGATGATCCAGAGCGGCTCTCTCGGCGAGCTTTACTACATTGATTCGCGGCGCCTGAATCTCGGTCTCTACCGGCAGGACGCCAATGTCCTTTGGGACTTGGCGCCGCACGACCTCTCGATCATCTTCTGCCTGCTGGAGGAGGTGCCGCAAACCATCGGCGCCTGGGGTTCCGCGCACGTTCTGCCTGACGTTGAGGACGTTGTTTACGCCAAGATGGGCTTCAAGAGCGGCGCGACCGCCCATGTGCATGTTTCCTGGTTGGACCCGGTCAAGGTGCGCCAGATCACGGTCGTCGGAAGCGATGCGATGCTGGTGTTCGACGACGTGCAGCCGTCCGAGAAAGTGCGCGTTTACCAGAAGCGATTCAGGCCGCAGATTAACGGCGACTCCTACGCCGACTTCCAATCGGCCTATCATCATGGCGACGTGCATATCCCCGCGATATCCAGCAGCGAACCGCTGAAACTCGAGTTACTCGACTTCGTCAATGCGATCATGACCGGGGAACGGCCGCGCGCGGACGGACTGCACGGGCTGCGCGTTGTCGAAGCGCTCGAGGCGGCATCGGCGTGTCTACGGCTCAAGCACAAACACCGTAGCAACGGTAAGGATCAACGGATGTTTCGGCGGCGGAACATGCCGGCGGGAGGTCCCGAAATTGCCGTCGCATGA
- a CDS encoding sugar transferase: MPSHEATRRKATPREFGKRALDVAIGVLAIVVLAPIFMVVWIAIHLDSPGPAVFRQRRIGRDEKPFNCFKFRTLRHNADENVHRDAIRRAWAKEPLSNDPDAPYKLTDDPRVTRVGRWLRRTSLDELPQLLNVLRGEMSIVGPRPAIPYELEYFRDWHHKRHIVKPGITGICQVRGRGRVCPEVMLEMDVEYAMNWTLWTDLKLIALTLPAVLRGHGAR, from the coding sequence TTGCCGTCGCATGAAGCCACGCGACGGAAGGCGACCCCGCGGGAATTCGGCAAGCGGGCGCTCGACGTCGCGATCGGCGTTCTCGCGATCGTGGTGCTGGCTCCCATCTTCATGGTGGTGTGGATAGCAATCCATCTCGATAGTCCCGGACCAGCGGTCTTTCGCCAACGTCGGATCGGGCGAGACGAGAAACCGTTCAACTGCTTCAAATTCCGGACGCTCCGCCACAACGCCGACGAAAACGTCCATCGCGATGCGATCCGGCGGGCTTGGGCAAAGGAACCCCTCTCGAACGACCCCGATGCCCCATACAAGCTGACAGACGATCCTCGCGTGACGCGCGTGGGGCGTTGGCTGCGGAGAACCAGCCTCGACGAGCTGCCGCAACTTCTCAATGTATTGCGGGGCGAAATGAGCATCGTCGGTCCGCGGCCGGCGATTCCTTATGAACTCGAATACTTCCGGGACTGGCACCATAAACGTCACATTGTGAAGCCCGGCATCACCGGAATTTGCCAGGTGCGCGGCCGGGGTCGTGTCTGCCCCGAGGTAATGCTCGAGATGGATGTCGAATATGCAATGAACTGGACCTTATGGACCGACCTGAAGTTGATTGCGCTGACGCTTCCCGCGGTGCTGCGGGGGCACGGTGCCCGATGA
- a CDS encoding glycosyltransferase family 4 protein: protein MRILHFTECIGRGGKERQIVELLEGLVPHRDIESFVAVTYEEDDQYEIDSEHAQYIPLIRKGRRDFRLFKSLYDLTSDLKIDIVHSWGSICSIYAAPVAKLCGAAFVNGFVRDAPPHMTLWNKDYLRGKLTFPFSDIVVANSRAGLAAYDIPERKGVCIYNGFNPERLSNLVDEVELRSSLGIATPHIVGMVANVTPKKDYAIFVEMACRICHLRDDVTFVAVGDGAMMRKVHDSVPPEYSPRIKFLGRRKDVESIVNVFTVGVLVTNSRVHGEGISNAITECMALGKPIVATNDGGTPELVLEGQTGFLVPSHDAGVLTDRVLRLLNDRALANQFGIEGRRRVETAFSRDAMCNAYLRLYRRVAYRRARATWEGAITRDMVD from the coding sequence ATGCGTATACTGCACTTTACTGAATGCATAGGCCGGGGAGGAAAAGAACGACAAATCGTCGAACTTTTGGAGGGGCTTGTCCCTCACCGCGACATAGAGTCATTCGTCGCGGTTACCTATGAGGAGGATGATCAATACGAAATTGACAGCGAACATGCGCAATACATTCCGCTCATTCGGAAAGGCAGGAGGGATTTTCGCCTTTTCAAGAGTTTGTACGATCTGACCTCTGATTTGAAAATTGATATCGTCCACTCGTGGGGCTCGATATGCTCCATTTATGCAGCTCCAGTTGCGAAATTGTGCGGCGCCGCTTTCGTCAATGGCTTTGTGCGGGACGCGCCGCCGCATATGACACTGTGGAATAAGGACTATTTAAGGGGCAAGCTGACTTTTCCGTTTTCAGACATTGTTGTCGCCAATTCGCGCGCAGGCCTGGCTGCCTACGATATTCCCGAACGCAAAGGTGTATGCATCTATAATGGGTTCAATCCTGAAAGACTTTCTAACTTGGTGGACGAGGTCGAGCTTCGCAGCAGCTTGGGAATCGCGACTCCCCACATTGTCGGGATGGTTGCCAACGTCACACCCAAAAAGGACTATGCAATCTTTGTCGAAATGGCCTGCCGCATTTGCCACCTCAGGGACGATGTTACTTTTGTGGCTGTCGGCGACGGTGCAATGATGCGGAAAGTGCACGACAGCGTCCCACCTGAGTATTCGCCGCGGATAAAGTTTCTGGGTCGGCGGAAAGATGTAGAAAGTATCGTCAATGTCTTCACTGTGGGAGTTCTCGTTACCAACAGCCGGGTACACGGGGAAGGCATTTCCAACGCAATTACCGAATGCATGGCATTGGGTAAGCCAATCGTAGCAACAAACGATGGGGGCACTCCCGAATTGGTCCTGGAGGGCCAGACGGGATTTCTTGTGCCGAGCCACGACGCTGGGGTGCTGACCGATCGTGTGCTCAGACTCCTCAATGACCGTGCGCTTGCTAATCAATTCGGTATCGAGGGGCGTCGGCGCGTTGAAACCGCATTCTCGCGCGATGCGATGTGTAACGCCTATCTCCGCCTTTATCGGAGGGTGGCGTATAGGAGGGCGCGCGCGACATGGGAAGGAGCTATTACTAGAGATATGGTCGATTAA
- a CDS encoding polysaccharide deacetylase family protein gives MKQVLKDSMIQLAHRSGLMPTFRRIFAGRAAILMFHEIQQDFRSELTTGTSVALFEYSLNWLRQEGWEIVSFETCLERLATDPGPCRYAVLTFDDGYRDNLATALPILERNNAPFMMYVPTGALTRTLQSWWLGLREVFRIGDMVTIDAMDMKFHCPEFHEKVSGLYKVIEWIHQDYHRAAMLASTFNKAGISLSALNEAYFLNERELQKLSRHPLASIGGHTASHAALSSLDAPAARAEMADNRCYLEQLLQLPVRHFAYPYGDSRACGPREAHLAKEIGFSTAVTTRNGQVSDRNSNHFALPRVGVGGPFDTRARFEVRMSGMQSAAAQMLQMISFTSSAVER, from the coding sequence GTGAAGCAGGTTCTCAAGGACAGCATGATCCAATTGGCTCATCGGTCCGGGCTAATGCCAACCTTCCGCAGGATTTTTGCTGGTAGGGCAGCTATCCTGATGTTCCATGAGATTCAACAAGATTTTCGCTCGGAATTGACGACCGGGACTTCAGTTGCTCTTTTCGAATATTCACTCAATTGGCTGCGGCAAGAAGGGTGGGAGATTGTCAGTTTCGAGACATGTCTCGAGCGATTGGCCACGGATCCCGGACCGTGCCGCTATGCGGTGCTTACCTTTGACGACGGCTATCGCGACAACCTCGCGACTGCGCTTCCAATCCTCGAGCGAAACAATGCCCCATTCATGATGTACGTTCCCACTGGCGCCCTCACACGAACGCTGCAATCGTGGTGGCTGGGTTTGCGCGAAGTATTTCGCATTGGAGACATGGTTACGATCGATGCGATGGACATGAAGTTCCACTGTCCCGAGTTTCACGAAAAGGTGTCGGGCTTATACAAGGTAATTGAGTGGATTCACCAAGATTATCACCGGGCTGCAATGCTCGCCTCAACGTTCAACAAGGCGGGTATATCGCTATCGGCTTTGAATGAGGCATATTTCCTGAATGAGCGCGAGCTTCAAAAACTCTCGCGGCATCCTCTCGCGTCAATTGGCGGGCACACCGCTTCGCATGCAGCACTGTCGTCCCTGGATGCTCCTGCAGCGCGAGCCGAAATGGCGGATAACCGCTGCTATCTGGAGCAATTGCTGCAGCTTCCGGTTCGGCACTTCGCTTATCCTTACGGCGACTCCAGAGCATGTGGTCCTCGCGAAGCACATCTCGCGAAGGAAATAGGCTTTTCGACCGCAGTAACAACGCGGAATGGGCAAGTATCCGACCGCAACTCAAACCATTTTGCACTTCCTCGCGTCGGCGTTGGGGGGCCATTCGACACGAGGGCCAGGTTCGAGGTTCGCATGAGCGGCATGCAATCGGCGGCGGCCCAAATGCTGCAAATGATAAGCTTTACATCGAGCGCGGTTGAACGTTGA
- a CDS encoding DegT/DnrJ/EryC1/StrS family aminotransferase, which yields MHIPFVDLKAQYETLKDEMAEAIRDILDSAQFIGGEAVASFERDFAAYCQVRHARGVASGTDALHLALRALDIGHGDEVITTAHTFIATAAAIVATGARPVFVDIDPDTYTIDPKMIERALTGRTRAIVAVHLYGQPADMGPIKDIARRRGLYVLEDAAQAHGAEYQGVRTGALGDVACFSFYPAKNLGAYGDGGAVTTNSAAIAERIERLRDHGRTSHYSHAEIGFNSRLDTLQAAILQIKLRRLDEWNANRRRAAEWYAVELAQSGIKTPFVQKGSTHVYHLYVIETNERDAMRNKLDQAGVATGIHYPVPLHLQPALAHLGYRQGDLPYCEAMAARSLSLPMFPELARDQVRRIAAIARAAAEQDGHKKLRRKSTYSPAALRAEAGKEWR from the coding sequence ATGCACATTCCGTTCGTCGATCTTAAAGCGCAATATGAGACGCTAAAGGACGAGATGGCCGAAGCAATTCGGGACATTCTCGACTCCGCGCAATTCATCGGCGGCGAGGCGGTTGCCTCGTTCGAAAGAGATTTCGCCGCATATTGCCAGGTGCGCCACGCGCGCGGTGTGGCGAGCGGCACGGACGCGCTTCATCTGGCGCTGCGGGCCCTGGATATTGGTCATGGCGACGAGGTGATTACAACCGCTCATACCTTCATCGCCACCGCGGCCGCCATCGTGGCGACGGGTGCGCGGCCCGTGTTCGTCGATATCGATCCAGACACCTACACGATCGATCCCAAGATGATCGAGCGCGCCCTAACGGGTCGTACAAGAGCGATCGTCGCAGTCCACCTCTACGGCCAGCCCGCTGACATGGGTCCAATCAAGGACATCGCACGGCGGCGCGGCCTCTATGTACTAGAGGACGCGGCCCAGGCGCACGGGGCGGAATATCAGGGGGTCCGAACTGGGGCGCTCGGCGATGTCGCATGTTTCTCGTTTTATCCGGCGAAGAACCTCGGGGCCTATGGCGACGGCGGAGCGGTCACTACCAACAGTGCCGCGATCGCCGAGCGGATCGAACGACTGCGTGACCACGGTCGAACCAGCCACTACAGCCACGCCGAGATCGGGTTCAACAGCCGGCTCGATACTCTCCAGGCGGCAATCCTGCAGATCAAGCTGCGGCGCCTGGATGAATGGAACGCCAATCGGCGGCGCGCTGCGGAGTGGTACGCCGTGGAGTTGGCGCAGTCGGGGATCAAGACGCCGTTCGTTCAAAAGGGGTCGACGCACGTCTACCATTTGTATGTGATCGAGACGAACGAGCGGGACGCAATGCGGAACAAGCTCGACCAGGCTGGCGTAGCTACCGGGATCCATTATCCGGTGCCGCTCCACCTACAGCCTGCCCTCGCCCATCTCGGCTACAGGCAGGGCGACTTGCCGTACTGCGAAGCGATGGCCGCTCGATCATTGTCCCTGCCCATGTTCCCCGAGCTCGCACGCGACCAGGTGCGCCGTATCGCCGCGATTGCGCGCGCTGCGGCCGAGCAGGACGGTCACAAGAAATTGCGACGGAAATCAACGTATTCGCCCGCCGCGCTGCGCGCCGAGGCCGGGAAGGAGTGGCGATGA